One window of Botrimarina mediterranea genomic DNA carries:
- the uvrA gene encoding excinuclease ABC subunit UvrA: MPASDIVIRGAREHNLRSVDVTLPRNQLICLTGVSGSGKSSLAFDTLFAEGQRRYVESLSTFARQFLGQMPKPDVDHISGLSPSISIAQKQSGNNPRSTVGTITEIYDFLRVLYARVGQGHCPSCGDPIAAQSREQILGRILALEAKTRYMVLAPVVRQQKGEHRDLFEDLLKKGFVRVRIDGQVYDLTAAPQLDRQRRHDIEVVVDRLVAGPTIRGRLSEAVETALRVGGGTIIVAMDAGEKKEVPQIDEASEEGPRRGKAKRKQVGVQEGDIVLSADFACVKCSLSFSAPTPQLFSFNSPQGMCLSCDGIGEMYSFDPAALIEDETKSFAGGALALIGRWRDLGRWKRHIYQGVADTIERKLHLEEGTLLETPWNELAEEHRNVWLWGAGDTHITYTWKTGRATQKYGGQFEGIIPELLEKYRTSQSQMQIRQLEKFMRVMHCPDCDGRRLNPQASAVRLTTSSERFPNGSAVKTLPDVCGLSIDDAREFFQGLVLSNSQQFIATEALKEIRGRLGFLADVGLGYLSLDRTAPTLSGGETQRIRLAGQVGCGLVGVTYVLDEPSIGLHPRDNVKLIETLERLRDLGNTVVVVEHDEDTMRAADLLIDFGPGPGVKGGEVVAVGNAKEVSKADRSQTGAFLSGRRKIEVPKQRRIKAAPNVEARMTNDEKQGKSPADPSSSFVIRHSSFDGPRLSIVGARHNNLKNITIDIPLGVFVCVTGVSGSGKSSIVNDILMESLRRDLMKGNGEPGEHDRIEGVEHLDKVIAIDQSPIGRTPRSNPGTYIKVFDDIRNLYAQLPESKRRGYKAGRFSFNVAGGRCEACDGNGANKLEMDFLADVWVTCQVCAGKRFNRETLQVEYKGASIADALEMDIVQAMEHFEAIPQIHHKLSTLHDVGLDYLKLGQPSPTLSGGEAQRIKLAKELVKKSTGKTLYVLDEPTTGLHFADIDMLLKVLHNFADQGNTVLVVEHNLDVVKTADWIIDIGPEGGAGGGELIGAGTPEQIVAQMLEAGSGKSEKGKKPASTSGSSHIPHPTSHFRSHTAEALAPLLNGAGHVVAAKSKKRAAKEVKAIEVRGASQHNLRSVDATIPRDQMTVFCGPSGSGKSSLAMDTIYAEGQRRYVESLGSYARQFVGQLQKPAVEHVEGLSPAIAIEQRTVGHTPRSTVGTVTEIYDYFRVMMARLGTPHCPDCETPIGTQTSDDVTDKLFTEPEGTKLQLMAPIELGAGDSYADLFSDLLKTGYRRVWVDGQTYELEDAPKIDRRRKHDVAVVVDRITIQKQARGRIAEAVEAALGLGRGVMFAVYPDPNKPEGKWAVRVHSQHLTCESCGRSFEPLTPHNFSFNSSLGWCGACEGLGTQTGANPAALLRDEELTLAEGAVLLWPSLNNDLARAMLTALADHTGIPLDVPYRKLTARQRRTLLYGTKDEWVSVEASTAKSGVNIPALKFQFKGLYPALEEASKLSPHLRTTLEHLVDEIECSECGGSRLRGDASSVRFRGLTIEQIVRSPLGELIETVASWELDQRERKIAGEIVREIHNRLTFLVDVGLEYLTLGRQAPSLSGGESQRIRLASQVGSGLVGVLYVLDEPTIGLHPRDNTRLIKALHKLRDLGNTLLVVEHDKDVVASADKLMDFGPAAGRNGGQVVAEGTPAAVSKKRGSVTGPYLSGKKSIPVPTNRRITASQNDEARMTNADKKRKSAADTSSSFDIRHSSFDGPRLRVVGARHNNLKNITVEFPLGTLIAVTGVSGSGKSSLVNEILYNQLARSLHRAGTVAGAHDRIEGLHHINKVIRVDQSALGNSPMSNPATYTGVFDLIRQLYAQLPEAKLRGYQARRFSFNVAGGRCEECEGAGQRCVEMHFLPDVWVECETCRGQRYNPETLAVRYREKSIADVLAMSCAEALELFSNIPKIRRVLQTLCDVGLDYVQLGQSAPTLSGGEAQRVKLAAELSRPDTGQTLYLLDEPTTGLHFDDLAKLLEVLHRLVDLGNTVVVIEHNLDVIKQCDWLIDIGPEAGKGGGTLVGCGTPEQICGEPGAPATGVNRQSTIQTAATPGVDASGSPFSHTAEALRPILAEGPHKKRAVYKPQDETQAGDLDLDSVGDGVAMPWEADGRRWHVKERIGRDGSPCRWDGRILDEVERRIQDLGDFAPTNWNHRSVVEVTGQKKSDGWFFHALTGERWLVKLKFRTGKRTFNRDTLAAELDLPPLNEMDDIEAYGSTSRVQCKNLRGPWQEVQVAAHTFKEIDKPEFWKMIEQAVAGFEKFVGREEKKPEDLMPWKVLGQKWHLARKGFTPGKKVKWDPELLEDLLELIAEATPGGEYLWNNKVLVHRMVPGQPDPWATIVTKRAENVELALNGPKGAVQLGQFAALASDAELDTRREDRDTVRLRFDSPDALTSSELPEFIHRHLEVSVSGAGA, translated from the coding sequence ATGCCCGCTTCCGACATCGTCATCCGCGGCGCCCGTGAGCACAACTTGCGTAGCGTCGATGTGACGCTCCCCCGCAACCAGCTGATCTGCCTGACCGGAGTGTCGGGCAGCGGCAAGAGCTCGCTGGCGTTTGACACGCTCTTCGCCGAAGGCCAGCGCCGCTACGTCGAGAGCCTCTCGACCTTTGCACGGCAGTTTCTTGGGCAGATGCCCAAGCCCGACGTCGATCACATCTCGGGCCTGAGCCCGTCGATCTCGATCGCCCAGAAGCAGTCGGGCAACAACCCGCGCTCGACCGTCGGCACGATCACCGAGATCTACGACTTCCTCCGGGTGCTCTACGCCCGCGTCGGGCAGGGGCACTGCCCGAGCTGTGGCGACCCGATCGCCGCGCAGAGCCGTGAACAGATCCTCGGGCGCATCCTGGCGCTCGAAGCGAAGACGCGCTACATGGTGCTGGCGCCGGTCGTGCGGCAGCAGAAGGGCGAGCACCGCGACCTCTTCGAGGACCTCTTGAAGAAGGGCTTCGTCCGCGTCCGCATCGATGGGCAGGTCTACGACCTAACGGCCGCCCCGCAGCTCGACCGCCAGCGTCGGCACGATATCGAGGTGGTCGTCGATCGTCTCGTCGCCGGGCCGACGATCCGCGGCCGCTTGAGCGAAGCGGTAGAGACGGCCCTGCGCGTCGGCGGTGGGACGATCATCGTCGCGATGGACGCCGGCGAGAAAAAGGAAGTCCCCCAGATCGACGAAGCGTCGGAGGAAGGCCCGCGCAGGGGGAAAGCCAAACGCAAGCAAGTCGGCGTTCAGGAGGGCGACATCGTCCTCTCGGCCGACTTCGCCTGTGTGAAGTGCAGCCTGTCGTTCAGCGCGCCGACACCGCAGCTGTTCAGCTTCAACAGCCCGCAGGGGATGTGCCTCTCGTGCGACGGCATCGGCGAGATGTACTCGTTCGATCCGGCCGCGCTGATCGAAGACGAGACCAAGTCCTTCGCCGGCGGCGCGCTAGCGTTAATCGGTCGCTGGCGAGACCTAGGGCGTTGGAAGCGGCACATTTATCAGGGCGTCGCCGACACGATCGAGCGGAAGCTCCACCTCGAAGAGGGGACGCTCCTCGAAACGCCGTGGAACGAGCTCGCCGAAGAGCACCGTAACGTCTGGCTGTGGGGCGCGGGCGACACGCACATCACCTACACCTGGAAGACAGGCCGCGCCACGCAGAAGTACGGCGGGCAATTCGAGGGCATCATCCCCGAGTTGCTCGAGAAGTACCGCACCTCGCAGAGCCAGATGCAGATCCGGCAGCTCGAGAAGTTCATGCGGGTGATGCACTGCCCCGACTGCGACGGCCGCCGACTCAACCCACAAGCGTCCGCCGTACGGCTGACAACGTCGAGCGAGCGCTTCCCGAACGGCTCGGCCGTCAAGACGCTGCCCGACGTGTGCGGCCTGTCGATCGACGACGCCAGGGAGTTCTTCCAGGGCCTCGTGCTCAGTAACTCGCAGCAGTTCATCGCCACCGAGGCGCTGAAAGAGATCCGCGGCCGGCTTGGCTTCTTGGCGGACGTGGGCCTCGGCTATCTGTCGCTCGACCGTACTGCGCCGACGCTCTCCGGCGGCGAGACGCAGCGTATCCGCCTTGCCGGGCAGGTGGGCTGTGGCCTCGTGGGCGTGACGTATGTGCTCGACGAGCCGTCGATCGGCCTGCACCCCCGCGACAACGTCAAGCTGATCGAGACGCTTGAGCGTCTGCGCGACCTCGGTAACACGGTTGTCGTCGTCGAGCACGACGAAGACACGATGCGCGCCGCCGACCTGCTGATCGACTTCGGCCCCGGCCCGGGCGTGAAGGGGGGCGAGGTCGTCGCCGTCGGCAACGCCAAAGAGGTCTCCAAAGCCGATCGCAGCCAGACCGGCGCGTTCCTCAGCGGGCGGCGGAAGATCGAGGTGCCGAAACAGCGAAGGATTAAGGCTGCGCCGAATGTCGAAGCCCGAATGACGAATGACGAAAAGCAGGGGAAGTCGCCTGCCGATCCTTCTTCGTCATTCGTCATTCGTCATTCGTCCTTCGACGGCCCCCGTCTCAGCATCGTCGGCGCTCGCCACAACAACCTCAAGAACATCACTATCGACATCCCGCTCGGCGTCTTCGTCTGCGTGACGGGCGTGTCGGGGTCGGGCAAGTCGTCGATCGTCAACGACATCCTGATGGAGTCGCTGCGCCGCGACCTGATGAAGGGGAACGGCGAGCCGGGAGAGCACGACCGCATCGAGGGGGTCGAGCACCTCGACAAGGTGATCGCGATCGACCAGTCGCCGATCGGCCGCACACCGCGTTCGAACCCCGGCACCTACATCAAGGTCTTCGACGACATCCGCAACCTCTACGCGCAGCTCCCCGAGTCGAAGCGGCGGGGCTACAAGGCGGGGCGCTTCAGTTTCAACGTCGCTGGCGGACGCTGCGAGGCGTGCGACGGCAACGGCGCCAACAAGCTGGAGATGGACTTCTTGGCCGACGTTTGGGTGACGTGCCAGGTCTGCGCGGGCAAGCGGTTCAACCGTGAAACGCTGCAAGTCGAGTACAAGGGCGCTTCGATCGCCGACGCGTTGGAGATGGACATCGTCCAGGCGATGGAGCACTTCGAAGCGATCCCGCAGATCCATCACAAGCTCTCGACGCTCCACGACGTGGGCCTCGACTACCTGAAGCTCGGCCAGCCGTCGCCAACCCTCTCCGGCGGCGAGGCGCAGCGCATCAAGCTCGCCAAGGAGCTGGTGAAGAAGTCCACCGGCAAGACGCTCTACGTCCTCGACGAGCCGACGACCGGCCTGCACTTCGCCGACATCGACATGCTGCTGAAGGTGCTGCACAACTTCGCCGATCAAGGCAACACGGTGCTGGTCGTCGAGCACAACCTTGATGTCGTGAAGACAGCTGACTGGATCATCGACATCGGTCCCGAAGGCGGAGCGGGCGGTGGTGAGTTGATCGGCGCCGGCACCCCTGAGCAAATCGTTGCTCAGATGTTGGAAGCAGGAAGTGGGAAGTCGGAGAAAGGAAAGAAGCCGGCGAGCACAAGCGGCAGCTCCCACATCCCCCATCCCACATCCCACTTCCGCTCCCACACCGCCGAAGCACTGGCCCCGCTCCTCAACGGCGCCGGCCATGTCGTCGCGGCCAAATCCAAGAAGCGAGCGGCCAAAGAGGTCAAGGCGATTGAGGTCCGTGGGGCGTCGCAGCACAACCTGCGCAGCGTGGATGCGACGATCCCCCGCGATCAGATGACCGTGTTCTGCGGGCCGAGCGGCTCGGGTAAGTCGTCGTTGGCGATGGACACGATCTACGCCGAGGGGCAGCGGCGTTACGTCGAATCGCTCGGCAGCTACGCCCGCCAGTTTGTGGGGCAGTTGCAGAAGCCCGCCGTCGAACACGTCGAGGGCCTGTCGCCGGCGATCGCGATCGAGCAACGCACGGTGGGGCACACGCCGCGATCGACGGTCGGCACCGTGACGGAGATTTACGACTACTTCCGCGTCATGATGGCCCGGCTCGGTACGCCGCACTGCCCGGACTGCGAGACGCCGATCGGCACGCAGACCTCGGACGACGTGACCGACAAGCTCTTCACCGAGCCCGAGGGGACGAAGCTGCAGCTGATGGCGCCGATCGAGCTGGGCGCCGGCGACTCGTACGCCGACTTGTTCAGCGACCTCTTGAAGACCGGTTACCGACGTGTCTGGGTCGATGGGCAGACCTACGAACTCGAGGACGCCCCGAAAATCGACCGCCGCCGCAAGCACGACGTCGCGGTCGTGGTGGACCGCATCACGATCCAGAAGCAGGCCCGCGGGCGTATCGCCGAAGCGGTTGAGGCCGCGCTCGGCTTGGGGCGTGGCGTGATGTTCGCGGTCTATCCCGACCCCAACAAGCCCGAGGGGAAGTGGGCCGTCCGTGTCCATAGCCAGCACCTCACCTGCGAGTCGTGCGGCCGCAGCTTCGAGCCGCTGACGCCGCACAACTTCTCGTTCAACAGCTCGCTGGGTTGGTGCGGCGCCTGCGAAGGCCTTGGCACGCAAACCGGCGCGAACCCCGCGGCGCTCTTGCGCGACGAAGAGCTGACGCTCGCCGAGGGCGCCGTGCTGCTGTGGCCTTCGCTCAACAACGACCTTGCCCGGGCGATGCTCACCGCGCTCGCCGACCACACCGGCATCCCACTCGATGTCCCCTATCGCAAGCTCACCGCCCGCCAGCGCCGCACCCTGCTCTATGGCACGAAGGACGAGTGGGTCTCGGTCGAGGCGAGCACTGCCAAGAGTGGAGTTAACATCCCCGCGCTGAAGTTCCAGTTCAAAGGCCTCTACCCCGCTCTCGAAGAAGCCTCCAAACTTTCGCCGCATTTGCGGACGACGCTCGAACATCTTGTCGATGAGATCGAGTGCAGCGAGTGCGGCGGCAGCCGATTGCGCGGCGACGCGTCGTCGGTGCGGTTCCGCGGGCTGACGATCGAGCAGATCGTGCGTTCGCCGCTCGGTGAGCTGATCGAGACCGTGGCCTCGTGGGAACTCGACCAGCGCGAACGCAAGATTGCCGGCGAGATCGTCCGTGAGATCCACAACCGGCTGACGTTCCTGGTGGACGTGGGCCTAGAGTACCTGACGCTCGGTCGTCAGGCGCCGAGCCTGTCGGGCGGCGAGTCGCAGCGTATCCGTCTGGCGAGCCAAGTCGGAAGCGGCCTGGTAGGCGTGCTCTACGTGCTCGACGAGCCCACGATCGGCCTCCACCCCCGCGACAACACACGGCTCATCAAGGCGCTGCACAAGCTGCGCGATCTTGGCAACACCCTGCTGGTGGTCGAGCACGACAAGGACGTGGTCGCCTCGGCCGACAAGTTGATGGACTTCGGCCCCGCCGCAGGGCGCAACGGCGGGCAGGTCGTCGCCGAAGGAACGCCCGCCGCCGTGTCGAAGAAGCGCGGCAGCGTCACCGGCCCTTACCTGAGCGGCAAGAAGTCGATCCCGGTGCCGACGAACCGACGGATTACTGCTTCGCAGAATGACGAAGCACGAATGACGAATGCCGACAAGAAGAGAAAGTCGGCCGCAGATACTTCTTCGTCATTCGACATTCGTCATTCGTCATTTGACGGCCCGCGTCTCCGCGTCGTCGGCGCCCGCCACAACAATCTCAAGAACATCACCGTCGAATTCCCCCTCGGAACCCTTATCGCGGTCACCGGCGTGTCGGGGTCGGGCAAGTCTTCGCTGGTGAACGAGATCCTTTACAACCAACTCGCCCGGTCGCTGCACCGGGCAGGCACCGTCGCCGGCGCGCACGACCGGATCGAGGGGCTGCACCATATCAACAAGGTGATCCGCGTCGATCAGTCGGCGCTGGGCAACTCGCCGATGTCGAACCCGGCCACGTACACCGGCGTGTTCGATCTGATCCGTCAGCTCTACGCGCAGCTCCCCGAGGCCAAGCTCCGCGGCTACCAGGCGCGGCGGTTTAGCTTCAACGTCGCTGGGGGGCGCTGTGAAGAGTGCGAGGGCGCCGGGCAACGCTGCGTAGAGATGCACTTCTTGCCCGACGTGTGGGTCGAGTGCGAGACGTGCCGCGGCCAACGCTACAATCCCGAGACGCTTGCCGTTCGGTACCGAGAGAAGTCGATCGCCGACGTGCTGGCGATGAGCTGCGCCGAGGCGCTGGAGCTATTCAGCAACATTCCCAAGATCCGCCGCGTCTTGCAAACGCTGTGCGACGTCGGACTCGACTACGTCCAGCTCGGCCAATCGGCGCCGACGCTCTCGGGCGGAGAAGCGCAGCGTGTCAAGCTCGCTGCCGAGTTGTCGCGACCCGACACCGGGCAGACGCTCTACCTGCTCGACGAGCCCACCACGGGTCTGCACTTCGACGACCTAGCGAAGCTGCTCGAAGTGCTGCACCGCCTCGTCGATCTCGGCAACACCGTGGTAGTAATCGAGCACAACCTCGACGTGATCAAGCAGTGCGACTGGCTGATCGACATTGGGCCCGAGGCGGGGAAGGGGGGCGGGACGCTGGTCGGATGTGGCACGCCGGAACAAATCTGCGGCGAGCCGGGAGCGCCAGCGACCGGAGTGAATCGCCAGTCGACAATCCAAACCGCTGCAACTCCGGGCGTTGACGCTTCCGGCTCGCCATTTTCTCACACCGCCGAAGCCCTCCGCCCCATCCTCGCCGAAGGCCCGCACAAGAAGCGCGCCGTCTACAAGCCGCAGGACGAGACACAGGCGGGGGACCTCGACCTCGATTCGGTCGGCGACGGCGTCGCGATGCCGTGGGAGGCGGACGGGCGGCGCTGGCACGTCAAGGAACGCATCGGCCGCGACGGCTCACCGTGCCGTTGGGACGGGCGGATCCTCGACGAGGTCGAACGCCGCATCCAGGACCTGGGCGACTTCGCGCCGACCAACTGGAACCACCGTTCGGTCGTGGAGGTCACCGGCCAGAAGAAGTCGGACGGCTGGTTCTTTCACGCCCTGACCGGCGAGCGCTGGCTGGTGAAGCTCAAGTTCCGCACCGGCAAGCGGACCTTCAACCGCGACACCCTAGCGGCCGAGCTCGACCTGCCGCCGCTCAATGAGATGGACGACATCGAGGCCTACGGCTCGACGTCGCGGGTGCAGTGCAAGAATCTGCGCGGCCCTTGGCAAGAGGTTCAGGTTGCCGCCCACACGTTCAAGGAGATCGACAAGCCGGAGTTCTGGAAGATGATCGAGCAGGCGGTTGCCGGCTTCGAGAAGTTCGTCGGGCGCGAAGAGAAGAAGCCCGAGGACCTGATGCCCTGGAAGGTGTTGGGCCAGAAGTGGCACCTCGCCCGCAAGGGCTTCACGCCAGGCAAGAAGGTGAAGTGGGATCCGGAGTTGCTCGAAGACCTGCTGGAACTGATCGCTGAGGCGACGCCGGGGGGCGAGTACCTGTGGAACAACAAGGTGCTGGTGCACCGGATGGTCCCGGGGCAGCCCGACCCATGGGCGACGATCGTCACCAAGCGGGCGGAGAACGTGGAGCTGGCGCTGAACGGGCCAAAGGGCGCCGTTCAGCTCGGGCAGTTCGCCGCCCTGGCCAGCGACGCCGAGCTCGACACACGTCGCGAAGACCGCGACACGGTCCGTCTGCGGTTCGACTCGCCCGACGCGCTGACGAGCAGCGAGCTGCCCGAGTTTATCCATAGACACCTCGAAGTGAGCGTCAGCGGCGCGGGGGCGTGA